In Glycine max cultivar Williams 82 chromosome 10, Glycine_max_v4.0, whole genome shotgun sequence, the DNA window TGTGGGGTGGGGGTGGGGTTGGGAGACTAAAAGATTTCTACTATTTAAAGGGGAGATTTTTTGTtagtaaggttttttttttcaattaaattttaaaacgacaaaaaaatgagataagTGATTTAAATCAAGTAATTGATTATACATTTTTCGGGGAGGGGGAGAGGGATTTATCAAACCTCAGTGCAACTTGTAATAACTTTGTGCTATTTAAGGTTGGACTTTTACCATCATGTGTCATGTCTAAAAATTGAGTCGTCTTGAATTGGTTCAGTGGCCTTGTCTTTTCACATAATTTTCTTtaccatttatttctttttaaatttaccTTTTTATTACAACCAATGCTGCCCCATAGGATATTGTGGAGCAACAAGCAGCAGGCTTGATGAAAGAAGCAGAGCGGTTCCTAATCTTAAGCAATATCGATCGCCTGTGGAAAGAACATCTGCAGGCACTAAAATTTGTTCAGCAAGCCGTGGGGTTACGGGGATATGCGCAGCGGGATCCTCTTATTGAGTATAAGCTTGAAGGCTATAACCTTTTCTTGGATATGATGGCACAAATAAGAAGAAATGTCATATATTCTGTGTATCAGGTTTGCTCTTAATGTAGATTTTTAGGCTACTAGGCTTTCACCTTATcagttattataattataactgcGTAACCCTTTCTTTCGAACTTTTGGCAGTTTCAACCTGTGCTGGTAGAGCAAGATCAGGACAAAACAGAGAATCGGAAATCAGGAAAACGTAATGCACGAACTCAGGTTAATCCAAACCCTGATCCAGTTGGCACTGTCGAGCCTTCAACGACAAGTACTACTTCCTAATATAGCACTCAAGACTAATATGTATCTGGAGTTCCAACATATTGAACGAGAAGTAGAAAGCTTCAGTTGATCCTCCATGTTTGTTGCAATTTATTATAGAGATTGCATATGATCAAATGttgtaaatatttacaaatgtATAGCAAGCTGTAAAAAGCTTCTGTTAATCCTCCATGCATGTCGCAATTTATGGTAAAATAGAAATTATGATGCTCAaacgagttttttttttcacaaatacaTGCGCGCGCACCCATTAAGTTGATCCTCCATGTTTGTACCATCTTATTTGTAGAGATTGTCAAATGGTCAAAAGTTGTCGCCTGAATATCAAATGATTAGCCAAATTCCAATTCGGCTAACTTTCAACACGATtctaaaataatgaaaagaaaacatCAAAAGCGTAAATCTGCCAATCTGACTATGGATCCTCAAACTACTCCAGagtgtttgaattttgaaataggTGAAAACGATAAAATCAGGCTGCGATAGATATTCAATAgccttattttttcaatttttaatttacagtttacaatatcaatataaattatcaaaaacTGTTTAAACATCGAGCCAAAATGATATTCTGCTTTGCTAAATATTTAAACCAACTGAAtatttgatcactatttaagaTATCAATACCCAGTTATCTTCCTATATCTATTCGGCAAaacattcaaatttaaaatttgagttaACAAGTTGTACAAATTTACAAATGTATAACAAGCTAGAAATGCGTAAAAAAGCTTCAATTAATCCTTCATGCAAGTCGTAATTtatggtaaaataaaaattatgatgcTCAAacgaaaaaaatttacaaatacatTTTTAACCCCTCTCCCAAGGGAAAAAAAGAACTGCACCTTAGAATGCAAggtcaataattttataaacaaaatatattgattaaattaCATTTGACAGCATTTTTTAGTCAGGGTCCTGAAAGTTACTTTGCGCATCAAATATTCTTGCTGAATTTTACCCTTCAGGTGAAAGTTCAAATCCATCGCCTTGAATAACTTgctgaataattttatttatggtgCTTCCTTTAACCTGAATTCATTGAAACATAATGAATAACTCGATAAACCAAGATCCAAAAAgacatatattataaaaatttagggATGTAAAAGTAGTAAAAGCATAAAGTAGCCGTTCCAAACAATGCAAAGAGTTCTCTTAACAATAACggcgttaatttttttttataagtatgaTTGTATCACAGCAAGgaatctgtaaaaaaaaaaaaagagtaataaaggggttttattgtaatattgaaattttgaagaaaaatccatGGTCATTCCTCGAGAGATTCGAGGTAGTCGTAGTTTTTCCCCAAAAACTTATATCGTGAAAAAATAGCATGTTTAGATTAACCTGTCTTGAAGAAATAATACTTTCTAACTGTTTTAGAATTgcttaaaaaaaactgttttagaacttttaaataatatttgttctAAAAATAGCAGAACCAGACATGATATTAGATCTAGTGTGATGCCAGGACCTGACCTTAATTCCGATAGCAATGGCCGTTTTTAATTGCACAAGTTCACCTAGTCTCAAAGAACCTTGTTTAGTATCTCTAACAAATACCAGGGGCACATTCCTTGATGAAGCCAAACTTAGGAGATGTTTCGTCAGCCAACGTGGGTTACAGTCAGAAGCTACAAGCACAGCCTGAATAATGTAAAACGTCAATAATGTCTTCTTTAGTCTTTACCCACACCTGACACCAGAAAGAGGCATATACTACTAATGCAACTCGATCATTTATTACTAAGAAAAACTAATCGAGTTTGAGCAATGTAAGAAAAAACAATAAGGAGGTTGCCACATGCATTGCCAACTATTAGTATTTGCAGGGATTAGCaaaaacaaaaagtcttattatTAGTAGCTGGCTTTTTGCAGCACCTTGTAAGTTGtaaagattaaaacatcataaaaaaaaagtgcatgTTGAAGGATTTACTTAATAAGAAAAGGTGAAGGTACTAAATAAGTGATTAACAAAAGATTTACATATTCTACATTAGACAAACAGAGGAAATCAACCTGAAGCTTAACTGAAGATGCTGTATGGTTGCTTCTCAAAGAGATGAGTTCAGTAGAGCTTTCTAACTCCGTGCAAGGTTTCATGCGCTCAAGGACACGAGTTACATCATTGACCCCAATAGAAAATTGTTGCTGCAAGGAACCACACAAATGTTACATGATTGTGTATGCTTCCTgataaatttatccaaaaatGTTTTATAGTAGTTGCCTAAACCACGTAGAAGTTTAACCTTTAACCATATCTTCTCTGGCAAGGAACTTCCATCCAAATGTCTTGCAGATTGGATCCCCCTGTTCAACAGAATAAGCATTAGTAAGATCAGGTTGGAACTTGCACCATAAAATTGAAGGCAGTTGATTAGTAGTTCACTCTTAAACTGTTAAAAATTCTCTCTGGCCACCAATTCAGCTTCAATAAGCAATGGCCTTGTGGATCAAATCATCAAATCATGTTGgaagaataataaaaacagGAAGCATGAAGCATCACATGTGAAAAACATGCATTATACCTACGGATTGATTGGAGCAAATTGGTGAGACGTTCTCCTTCATAGAAACTGCAGATAGAAACTAAGATTAAATAATGATCATCATTATaggattaaaaaagaaacaatagcAATAATAACAGAACACAGAATAAAAGCCACAAACCATTAACAACTTAAAGGTAGAAGCATATACAATAGGAAttcattcacatatatacatacacaaaaAAAGTGGAGGGTGTGCATACTTAttttctagagaagaaagaCTGGAATTTGAGTTGTTTCCATCCTTCTTTGGAGTTTTGGCACTATTCCTACTCGGCATACTCTGCTTTCAATGTATTAAGTGACTACAACGCAATTAACTAATTCAAAAAGCCTTTTCAATCAGTTTGAACAATTACGCACTGCATTTgataaatttgtcaaaaaaaaaaaaggtttacgTCATCGATAGAACAAAAAATTCCAATATCTCGATAATATATAGCTTGTATCGTAGAAAGTGATGAGTAAAAGAACATTGAACGTACCAGTGTCGAAGATTGGAGCTTGAATTGATGCTTCTAAGTTCTAATCGCACTTCAACACGGAAATTTAGGAGTGACGAGAAATAGAGCCCTACTTTCTTTCTTGCCgcgttttatataataatttgggTTGTGAAAGTTGGGCTTGGACAGCGGAACACAGATGACCCACAACAAATGGGCCCTAATGGAGAAAGAAAATGTGGCCCAGGTCActttaaaaaatggaaaaggaaaaggaatactgccaatcaaaataaaataaaataaagtacatTGATACCATGGGCTAACATGTCTTGCCCCATTAcaagtccttttttttttttgacaaactaAAATAAGACGGTTATGTATATCGTACATCTTGCGTTACATTTTGAAAAGTTGATTCAGAATGTAATTTACAATAAGAAGTACAAAATGCAataatgaaaatacagaaaataaatatcaaataagaCAGGCTAAGTAAATTGGTCATGGATTGAATACTGCCAATTTAACTCATCTTAGAAAATGAGTTGGGTCAAATATGATGTTTTAATTAACAGTAGAGAACCAGAAAAATTAGTAGGTAGTCTTGAATTACATAATCTCATTAATCTTTATATAACAAGTTATCAagtgttattatttttgtttgtaaattaaaaaacttgaaTATATGTTTTGTAGAAATTGATTGATATCAGGgacaaataatagttttaaaccACCCAATAATATCTTAGGTGAACCAGTTGCACATGTTTACTAAAAAAGATCTAAACAAGTTCATACAAACATCTTAGTTTTCTATATTTAAAAATCTGAATTAATTCATTGTTATTATATTGATTGAACCAACTAGGATCGGTCTAAAGAGATTTGAATAATTCAGAGTTCTTTATTCTATCTTCTTTAGTGCCATAGTAAATAAAATCTATCATATTGATGTGATGAAGTCCTGCTGTGATGAAGTCctgatgaaggaaaaaaaaaacaaaagaagtaaaTGGGTATACTATACCTTCTAAAGCATAGCCATGTGACAAATCCAACTGCCCCACATTCATGCATATTTCAACATTAAGCAAGGCTAATAATGCCAGACTAATTCATACCGTTAAGCATGGATTGGATTGATCAGAGTTGGTATTTTTAATAGGTGTTGAACTCAATgaattgtataattaattagcCTTTCATCCAACTCCAATGgatgaaaatctcaatatttGATTTATGGATCCTATTCAGACTTGAGTTTTGGATAAGACCTATTTAGTATTATTTAATACACATCATTATTCATTATGAATCTTTttctttagtcttttttttccttgactAACGATTGGAAAATCTATCTCTGCAATGACAGAGAACCTGTCTCAGCACCTCCATGAGAAACCACATAACAATAAACAACTCCAAGCATAACAGGCGCTACATAATTCATCAAGATACTTTAGGTATGATTCGAAGTGGTCCCAACAGAGACAACACTCCAGTGTTCCTCCACCAGCATATTCAAATCCAGGGTAGCAGGGTCAACATTCGAACATGAAGTTCCTTGCTTAAGTTTTCCCCAGACAAAATGTGCTTAGTTCACTTTAATTTGTATGTCCTAAAGGAAGTGGCATTTTCTTGAATTTATCaacaagcggttagtccttgctGACCAAAGTATGCATCTGTGCAGGTCAATGCCTGTGGCAGCACTATGTCACATATTCTGGAAATGATTCTGCAATGGCACTACCAAATTGTAATAATGTAATTCAGATGCCAAAAATTCTACACACATTGGTGTCATTATTGATTCATTTCGCCTTCTACTCCCCACCACTGTCCCTGGCTACACCACTGTCATTATTTTTAAGTACTCTGCGGCTTTTTCACAGGTTGACAAATGAGGGTCACTTGGGTGTTCATTGACAAATCCCGGTTCAGCAGCTAATCATGAGGTCAGACAGAAACGAATGCTTTTGTCTGGAATATAGTAAAATGTATTTCTCTTTCAATTGGAAAAGCACAATTCAGCAAAGCTGGACACAATAGTTGAAGTGTTGGTTTGAAAGGTTGGCTATATCACTTATCTGCCTTCTCGGATGCTGGCTTTTGGGTAAGGAAATATGTTTGTTATCTGTAGGATTACAAGAATTCTAAGATGGGTAAAAAAATGGTTGACAAAGCGATTAAGGTTCCTATAAATGACCAAAACTTGTTTGTTGTGTCTAACGAAAAACAGAAATTATGTGCAGGTCGTGGCCTGGAACAATGGTGGCCAACTGAATCAGAACTTGTGCAAGTAATCCATAATAAGAAAAACATTAGCTGGCAGCTTAGATATTTATAAGGAAGGAAACAAAGTTTTCACTGAAAGGAGGATGATTTGATGTTGCAATATTTAAAGAGTTGCGTTTAAGAGGAAATTAAGGTATAAGAGTTGCGTTttctatgaaaataaatataagaaaatcattttctctcttatACCTTAATTTCCTCGAGCCATTGATTGGCTGCCTCTTCCACGCTGGAACAGTATCCTACTATATGATTGGTTCAACCATTTCTAGGACTATTTTTTTCGGCCACTTGGGGGTAACTCGTTTCACAATGGTTAATACCCTCAGCCCCATTGAAATATCCAAATCCATGAACACATAAGACTCAAATATGAAACAAtccatatatattatatggTATTATATGACACAAACTTTATTAAAAACTGAATTCAATAAAGtgtataaaatttgattatattattaCTCAGTCTTTTCTGTCTGAAAGTCTGTGAATACAACCGCCCATTTCAGCTTCTGCTGTAGCAGTAGCGGCAATAGTTTTATGCTTCCCACAAGCCAAATACTCAGAACTCTCCCATTGGCTACCTTAATTGTCGTACATTGTCGCTGCCACCGTTTACCTCAGTCActtcaatctttaatttttcgttccccccctcccccctttcttatttcttttctgAAACCATTACTCTCATAGATATATATGTATGCAACATATATTGAGCAAATGCAAATCCCAGTCTGAGGTACCAACAGTGGTGAAATACATTATGATAAGCCAGTTGAGTCACTGTTATTGGCTAATCACTTCTTTCACTGTCTTTTTCTGTGCaaagtaaaaacaatttttactcTTTGAATAAATAGGAGGGAAGGGGAAAcaagggaaagaaagaaattcTTTCCCAGAGAAGGGTGTTTCCAATATAGAAGATAAAACTTAGGGCTCAGACGGAAGAGGGAAAGAGAGCCCAGAATGGGAATCATGACATAAAGTCTTTTGTCAGAGGGTCAAGAACTGAAAAATCATGTCTGATATTACCAAAGATTCTTTCAACCAAGACAAATCCTAGACTAGTCCTTTAAACCCTAACCAGATTCACCAAACCTCATTTCCTAAAAGGAGGGGAAAATCAACTAAGCAAATTTAAACTTTCAGACCATTTTAGCCACTTGGGTGCTCGCAGATTCTGAGCTTTTTTGGGACAGAAAGAAGAAACTTGATGCAtgataaacttttttctttctcatgcTGCAGATAGTATAACCTGCCTTTTTCCTTAACTGTTTTACCAGACATGAGTCTCAGAAATACTAGAGAGAACGCACAGTTTGTTTGTGAAAGTCAAGACAACAATGACATAACTTCAGGTAGTGGTCTGAAGGGTTGGAAACCTCACTTATCTACCTTGAAGGATGCTGGTTTTGACGCGAGTAAATGGATTTCAGCAGTTAATGCTCACAAGAAAAACGGCACAACAGAGAAGACATGGACAATATAGGTCCTTCTTCTGTGGAAAACAACGATGCCTAAGGGGTGGAAACATTGTTCCAAGGGAATAGCATTGGGTTCAGATTATTGTTCATAATCTGGTACACTCAACCTCAAATTAAACATGCACATAGACAGGGAGTTCAAGGTTGTGATGACCTACTAGAATTTTCTGTTCTATAATTGAACTTCTACATGCTTATCAAGCTAGGAATAAGTTGAACTGTGTTTTCTAAGTCATGGTTTTGCATTTTACAATGTTGATAAGCAAAAGGTGaagtaatttttgtaaaaaagatATGCTCCTGCCTACATGGTTTTTGTGCTTCTCTTCATATGTAAGGTTTGTATTATTATTCAGTTTATATATATTGGTTACTGGTTTTACcatattgtgttttgtgtagGTTAACAAACTGCAGCGGGAGAAAAGACTAGAGACTATTGTTGACTTCAACCTTAATGAATGATACAACATAGAAGATTGTACAAAGTGCATTACTCTGCACACAAGCATCACCCGAGGATCATCCATTAATGTCAGAGGTTGTAAGAATGTTAGAGGGAGAACGGCTAGCTGAAAGATGGGAGGAATGGCAGTATGTGGAGGTCAATACAAGGCAACATTATGCGAGactgcaaagaagaatgaaatggGAAGGGAAGGGAGGGAAACAACTCATAAGTGATGAAAGCAAAGCTATATGGATGAATTTGGGGTACCCTACTCAACTGTCTTCCTGCTACCTTTGGTTAACTCTGTTTGAGTTTGTTCAACTACTAAATTTATATGCTACCACCAAGCAATGGATCATATATGCTGAGGATGTTCCACCTTAATTAACATGTTTTTGAGTCTTACATATGCACCTTAGTTAAATACTTACAGCAATCTTAtactatttgattatttttggtGAAAGAGAATTAcgatttaggaaaaaaatgctAAACATGAACATGCTAATGATGCCTAAAATGCTAAACATGAACATGCTAATGATGCTCCGCAGCCCAAAAGCATTGTAGATTTTTCAATCCCCCAGACAACATCGTATGTAAACCAAGCTTGGTATAACAAcgacacaaaaacaaaaaaagaaaaaatcaaagacAGCCTGAAGTATTCTAAAAGGGCTAATTTAGTATGAAATATACTCTATATGCTAACCTTGTCTAATGCAAGACTGAGGCAGTTCTTTGCTGCAGTTAGATCTCCTTTTTTCCAAATACAGTTTCCTAAACGTAGCCAAGCATCTGCAAGATATGGGTTTAAGAGCACACATTCAATGGAGTCATCCCTGATATCGAAAAATACCCACACAAAGGAGTAAACTTACCAAGCTAACCACGGCCGGAGAAGACAGCTGGACTAACCGGAACTGGTGTTTCACAAGCTCGACCTCCACAGCGACACAGCCCGCCAGTTAATTAGGGTTACTTAAACAAAGACGGTCCTTCAGCAAAGCCGTAAATCGCGATGTAAAAACCAAAAACTTTGcccctaattacaaaaataccaccGTGGCGTATTCTAAATCGGTTGTTAATAACCGTCGTAGAGTGTAAGTCGTAAAATCAAGCTTTTTTAGTAGTGGTGGTGTGGGTCCACCAAGTTAGCTGTGAGCTACAAACTTGATGAGAGgaaatttgacaaaataaaatagagagaGAAGGACAAAAACCATTTGGATCTAAGTGACTACTCCGTTCCTTAATTTCTTATTGCCACTTTCCTCAATAATGTCTTATTTCAATACCTTATTGTACTTCATCTATgcttttattaaatttagttttaataatGATTGCACCAAAATTTGAACTTAGAACCTCATCTATATTACCCTAAATTCCACCACTACATCGATTTCTTGAGTAATAATTGTGCTaaagatttaaaagaattttgtaCTCATAGGAATTATACTTTGTGTTCAGTAAGATTGTCTCccgtagaaaaaaaaaaac includes these proteins:
- the LOC100805011 gene encoding uncharacterized protein, whose product is MPSRNSAKTPKKDGNNSNSSLSSLENNFYEGERLTNLLQSIRRGIQSARHLDGSSLPEKIWLKQQFSIGVNDVTRVLERMKPCTELESSTELISLRSNHTASSVKLQAVLVASDCNPRWLTKHLLSLASSRNVPLVFVRDTKQGSLRLGELVQLKTAIAIGIKVKGSTINKIIQQVIQGDGFELSPEG